Sequence from the Carnobacterium pleistocenium FTR1 genome:
GTGAGGGTATTTTTACGCACAAAAAAAGCCACCTCAATTAAGAAGTGGCTTTTTTAACTATTTTAGTATTTAATCTTTTGTCCTACATTAATTTTATTTGCATTTTTAATACCATTTTTATCCTGCAACTTCTTGGTTGTTGAACCTACTTTTTGAGCAATTCCGCTTAATGTATCACCAGACTTAACAGTGTACGTTCCACCACTGACAGCTGCAGTTCCAGATAATTTAACGACTTGTCCAATATTTATTTTGTTAGCGTCTTTAATGTCGTTCAAACTTTGCAACGCCTTAGTAGTTGTTCCATTTTTAGCAGCAATAGTGCTTAAATTGTCTCCACTTTTGACAGTATATGTTTTACTAGATACTTTTGCAACTGGAGCTTTTAACGTTATTTTTTGACCAACGCTGATTTCGTTTTTGTTTTTAATGCCACTCCAGTTAGCTAAATTATCTACACTCACGCCACTTCTATTAGAGATTGCTGACAATGTGTCACCGGACTTAACAACGTAGCTAGCACCTGTAATCTTGTTGCTAGATTGATTTGATACAACTTGTTTAACTGGAGTTGATACTTTACTGCCCAATACTTGTTTATCAAATTTAACTAAATTGTTAGCTTCAATGATTGAAATAATTTTTGCTTGATATTGTGGATCAGTAGCATACCCAGCTTCATGAATAGCTTTAATTTGTGCTTTATAACTTGTTAATCCTAAAGCCTTTTTATAACGACTATTAACATTTAAGAACGCACCGTAATCTTTAATAGATGTTTCCCAACTTGGATAAGCTCTAAAGTTAGCAGTGATATTATATGTGATACCACCGTAAACTTCCCACGTTGCCATATTAGCAGCATTGCCACCATATGAACCTTTGATACCAAACAAGTTATTGTATTTAGTTGTTAGGCCACTTGTACCCCATGCTGATTCTAATGCAGCTTGTGCAATGGCCACAGATGGTAATACTTTATAGATGGACCACAATTGAGTAGCCCCTCCTTTTACTTTGTTAATAAAATTCTCTGTTTGTATACTCATGATTAAATTCCTCC
This genomic interval carries:
- a CDS encoding LysM peptidoglycan-binding domain-containing protein, whose product is MSIQTENFINKVKGGATQLWSIYKVLPSVAIAQAALESAWGTSGLTTKYNNLFGIKGSYGGNAANMATWEVYGGITYNITANFRAYPSWETSIKDYGAFLNVNSRYKKALGLTSYKAQIKAIHEAGYATDPQYQAKIISIIEANNLVKFDKQVLGSKVSTPVKQVVSNQSSNKITGASYVVKSGDTLSAISNRSGVSVDNLANWSGIKNKNEISVGQKITLKAPVAKVSSKTYTVKSGDNLSTIAAKNGTTTKALQSLNDIKDANKINIGQVVKLSGTAAVSGGTYTVKSGDTLSGIAQKVGSTTKKLQDKNGIKNANKINVGQKIKY